The genomic stretch ATCGACCATCGGGCAGCATCCATTAGCCATACGGATTCTGGCGTCGTTTTGAGTAGTCTCCCGTCGTCGTCCCCGCTTGCCCAAATTGATGAAGTCTCTGAGGAGACTGCCCGATCAGAATCTCGCGCTCAAAGCTCAAGAGTTGCCTCCTCGGAGCACGATGAGTCGACTGCTGCGTCTTCACTTTCGGATCCCACAGATGAGACTGTCCATGGCGCTGTCACTGCGTCAAAGCCAGGgtttgttgatgttgaaaagtcaaaggcaaaagaagagaaaatcccgtcgtcatcatcgtcaccatcatcgtcgtctgctgctgctgcatcattgccagaagaaaagaaatcgaGCGCGGTTCCAACCAGAGATAATGCCATTTCAGTCGCATTGGAATCCACCACAGCTATAGCAGCTGAGCAAGCTACTGGGGCCGCTAATAAGGGATCGGCTAACCCCGAAAatgaaaaggagaaaaaagggattgCAGAGCCAATTTCTCAGTTCTCGGCGCATATTCCGACGTCAAAAGCCCCACCAGCTGCATCATTAAAAGGCATGGGATCTGGTGCAGCCGAGATTCCACTCAGCGACACCCCCGGCGATGTTGCGCAGGCAGCAGACAAAGGGGAATTACCGCCAGTAAAGTCTGCTCCACTGCCTTCTGGGCCTAAACTCTCAACGCAAGATTTGGTCGACACTGCAGACTCGGCCGCCAAAACCACCGTAGCGACGACGCCTTTGATGGATCTCCAGCGCGAGGGCCCATTGTCCGCGGCGCAGGAATCGAGTCCAGCAGCTGGGACGGCTAATGAGGCGGCGGCCACTCCCGACGAGCCCAAGGCAGGATCCAAACCCTCGGCTAGCAGTCCACCGATCCAGACAGATCGGACGACGGAGCCAAAGCAGCAGGCCGCAGCGGAAAAGCATGACGATCGCGAtgccgctgcagctgcagctacagCTGCGCCTGCACACGCCAGCAAGGAGGCGACTCAGCGCGGCGACGCAACGGTGCAGAATGATAATAAGCCAATGAGTGCCACCAAATCTCCGCTCACCCCTGTCTTCCCCAGTGCTACAATTGCGAATGGCCCGCTAGGCGCAAGAGCTCCACAGGCGCACACTGTTCGAACAGTCTCTAATCCTGTCCGTGGCAACTACATCGCTCCGACAGATGTAACTCAGTCTACGGCGCGTTCTTTGAGCTCCGGCGCAGCTTTCCTACACAAAAtcacgcagcagcagtcgGCCAGCCTCGCCACCATGAAGCCCACCGTCGGGTCGAGCATCTCGCAGCGCATCAAGGCGCTCGAGAAGCTCTCGGCGACATCAGGCGATCAGGCTCGCCCGGAAAGTCGAGAGCGCCCGCAGTCGACCTTTTTCGCCGTCCAGAAGAGGGACACGTCCCGGCCGCCGTCCGTGATGGACAGGACAAAGTCGCTCAAGGGGAGGGCTGCATCGCCAACGCCATCGCAGGATGAGTTtccgctgccgctggacaCGGGCAGAGTACGCCTGCAGAGATCCGGGTCCGTCGTCAGTCGGGTTTCCATGTTTGAGCCCCTCGGCGCACCGTCGAGCGCAAACAGCCTAGCACCGGGACCTCAGTCGCGAGGACGACCGGAATCGATAGCCGTTACGCCGAGAATGTTGCGAGACCCAAGCCTGGCCTCGAGGCAGGATGTCTCTGAGTACGGctatcagcagcagcagctcgcggGTGACCACGACGACTCAGGACGGAGGTCGAGGTCTCTCGAGCgcgacggcgaggatgaCATGGGTAGGCGATCCTCGCTGAATACGGTTAAGGGTTTTTTCAAAGACCCGCGGAAGTCGGTGACTGTCTCGACTAACATGCGCCAAACGATAGTTTCTAGGACAACAACACAGTCGCCCAGCAGCCGGCGCTCAATCACGCTTGATCGCGATAACCTAGCTAACTCTAGTGTGACGGAGGATTCGTATTCTGGCGATGAGCGGGACAAGAAGTCGTCCCGCGCCGGGCGCTTCATGCGCAAGCTGTCCAACTTTTCCACGGGCTCGTCCAAGAGCAAGACTTCTTCGGTAGAAgacagcatcaacaccactGCCACCAGCATCACAACCGCCACTAGCACCGCCACTCCTGCCACACAGGCCCGCAAGGCGGCTCCCCCCACCGCCTCTGGCGATGCGGCCATCGTATCGGACCTGGGCGACGTCAACGTCCAGTTCCCGGATAGTCTCCTGTGGAAGCGACGAAACCTGTGCCTCGACACCCAgggcttcatcatcctcgccgcGGGGACGCAGAGCGGGCGCGCCGTCGTGGGGCCCAAGCGGTACTTTTTGGGCGAGTTTCGACAGCCGTACACGCCGGACGTGGAGGTGCAGGAGCTGCCGAATAGTGTCGTGTTGGACTTTGTGGAGGGGACGGCGATCCAGTTGGCGTGTGAGGATAGGACGGGACAGCTTAATGTGCTGCATGGTGGGTTGCCCGTCGCCTCTGTACATGTGAAGAATATGCTAACTCTACTTTAGTTTTGCAAGCTGCTCATGCTAACTATAGCCAATAAGTGCTGAAACTTACTCACCCTGTTTGAGACAAACCTGttgaaaaggcaaagtcCTCTACTTTCATGAGGACCCAACATACTCTTTCATGTCTGACGATGTCGGAATATCTTCTTACAGCACCTTGGAGCTGAACTCTACTTGCCTCTTTTCCCGTATCcatcctttttctctctccctccgcCTCTCTCCTTTCACTCAAACACTACGCTTAACATATCTACTAGACATAGAAGGTTGGGACAGGAAAAGGAGGTTCTAGAGCGGGAAAGGGTGGTCATTTGAACTTTTGAACAACACAATATTCGTTGGAGGATGGTTTTATACCCCCACAAGCGAAAGATGCACTCTTCAAAAAGAGTGTGCTTGTACaaccttttttcttgtctgtCTGCCTTTCCCGTTTGCCCTCTTCTCTACACTACCTACACATACACGCACACACCTCGACGAGCACCAAACCATTTCACTTGTTATTACTCATCTGTTTTTCCTTcaaggaaagggaaaaagatggAACACACTCACATGATACCACTCCACAAAGAAAAATCCTTTTtgtcgctttttttttttcttttatttcgctgtttttttattttgctACAACAAACTGTTCTTTTGCTGTTTAGCTAGCTAATTTCTTCGggtcactttttttcttcttctaccttTTCACACATTTGTACTACACTCACATATATACACACCGCACACTTCTTTTTATGTTTGTTTattctatttcttcttctatgtCTTTTTTTGAGGGCTGGAGATTAGGGAGGTGGATGGTGGTGGATGGAAATATTTAAttgaaaaataaaaaaaatggaaagaaaaaatgatAGGATGACTGTTCGTGTTGTCTCTTGAGTGTGTCAACTTGTTTATTCCTTTGCTTGCTTGTGGTCAGAAGGCATTATTATAAGGGAAAGATTTCCCAGCACCCCCATTttgttatccagcaccccagctgTAGCATAGGCTACCTGTACTACTGCTATCACTGCTATTACACCTACTCTCTCGAATATCTCTACCACATACGCTTTTACTACCTATctctactactgctactcaTACTATAACTTCTCAACATATCTAGCAGTCTGGTTGCATATTCAATACGTGGACCAACTGCCTTCATGTCGTTAAGCTGCAGCAGGGGTGTTAGAAAATGAGATTGGGGTGCCGGACAGCTTCCCCCTACAGCGCTGTGTTGTTATATTGTACCGCAGCTGTAGCCTAGCAAACCTAATTAGGTACTTAAGTCAAAAGCTCAGCTAAGTCAGCTCAAGCTACAGCATAGACTTTAGGTCTGATGAGAAGAGATGTTCAACTGCAGGAGATTTGTTGTTTCTCCTGAGTAGTAATTTAAGAGTGCCAGAGGCCTGACAGTAGCTTAGTATCTAGAATTAGAAGGAAGACCAGTATTCAATGGAGAGAAAGTAGACTTCAACATTCTGATGTAGAACGGTGAAAGGCCTTTACTCTCTACGCGGTGTTACCTGCATGGTATGCAGACACGTGTGCGCCCCCAGAGCCTGCTATGATGCCTGAATTTTTTGGAGAACCGTTGGGCTGCTATACTTCAGGCATCAGTTGGGCACATATAGACATGTAGCGTCCAATGCCCCTGCTTCACCTACTTACCTATGTAGGTAGATACCTATATATACTCTGTCCTGACCTACTAATCTGACTGACAATCAACAGATATACTCCCTCACGACTAAGTTTCATATGCAAGCAGAGGAGTACACCATGAGTTCCCACTCACCAGAATCTCCCGAGCTTGATACATTTCTTGCAGACTGTAAAGTTTTGTTTCATACCATATACAGGAATAGTGTCATAAAAAGTCATTTCACTGTCGCAGATCTCAAAAGCGAGGAGTTCAACATTCACAATGAAGCCAGAATTCAcgatgatgagattgaaattCACAATGCAGCCCAAACAGAGTCCAACCTTTCCAAGCTACGGTGGTTTCATATTCCGGCGAACAACAGATCATGGGTTGACATGTTCATGGGAAAATGGTTCGAAAGAGCTGGTGGTCTCGACCAAAAAAACTGGGAGCAAATGTGGGATCTTAAGGTACGGCCAGGGCCTCGATATCGAGGGAACAAACCTCCTCACTCCCAACACATGGAGCCTTCTTGTACTATGAGCAAGGAATTAAATATTCCCTCGAGACAACCTGGAAATATTGAGGCTTATGGATTAGATGATAATTATTACCCGGCGCAGCTCCCGGGTAAAGATTTCGAAAACTCTGATGAGCTGAGACAACCTTTACTCGCACTCTATGTAAGTCTTCAAACTCCCCATATCTCAAAATAAACTGTAGCTAACGGAAAcaatatttttattaagcttcCATTTATGAGTTGGGATATCTTTGGCCAATTTCGCTTACTAAGTCCATCTTACAAACCGATTGAGCAAGCTGGTTCCCAAGAGCAAGCTGGTTCCCAAGAGCAAGCTGGCTCCCAATTAATTTCTTCGCGCCCGTCCGATAACAGGACTAGGATGGAAAATTCCTTATCACGTTTTTATTTGAAAAAACCTCTTTCCCTTCACACAAGGCGAACTCTAGATCAATTTTACTACGATTCTCTGGACGACACGAGTTCTAGGGACCGTGATCAAGTAATTTCGAAATGGACAGGAACACAGAAGACTGATCAGAGAACTGAAGCTGCGGTAGATGATAGCTTCATGATCATGATTGACCAGCTTTGGTGTTGGGTCCTTGATGATAGTATGCAACACCAATCATGACACAATTTTGAGCCCATGACTGACCTCAAATTATCTTATTTTAGAGACTATCCTATCATGCTTCCCATCCCAAGATTTTCAGTACAGTCCCGACGGGTTTACTAGCATCTATAAGAGCATGCAGGAGTCTTGCGGTAATTCTGAAACCGTTTGGGACCTATTCTCaattttatttaaagaaGCTTCGTCATATCTTTTTCGTCAGgataataaaaatattatcGACCTCATAGAGATTTTTAGGTTAGTAGTAAGCAAAAAGGTGAGAACTATTTCCAAAGCGTGCAAGATGATTCTCTTAGCTAAACTGTTATTCAGGCCGCCGAACAGGTCCAATCTTTTGAAGACTTCCACATGAGAGCATACCATCGACCTACGGCAGCTGCTTACGAGCAAGACTTAAAGCTAGTTCTTCAGGTGGTCGATATAATTGACGAATTGAAGATAATTCTTAATCTTGCTGATAAACAAAGAGAAGTTCTGAAATCTCTTATATTGGCTCTACGTCGTTGTCAAGCTTCGGAAAATTCACTCGCTAACAGCGGCCGGGCGAACATGTTAACCGTCTTCAACACATGCGTGTTCCACGGGGGGGGCCATCTTTGTCACCAACAATTCAGTTGAAAGGAGTTTAGAGGATTCTATTGAGACAACCAGAAAATTAGCTGAAAAATTGGAAGGTGCAACTCGTGACACTGTTGTGTCAGCCGACGAGACTCTACTGCTTCTAATCGTGGAATTGGAGAAGTTAATTCGAGAAGGGGAAAGGACGCACAAGATGGTAGGTGGTGGTCTTATTCAAATGATTTATCGCCAATATTCTAACACAATTACCTCCAAACTCAGCTACTTAGTCTTCTAGATCTCAAGCAGCCGACAGCAGCCCTAATGGAAGCTCGCTCTACAACACAACAAGGGCATGTTACTATGCTCTTTACAATCATCACTATCATCTTTGTGAGTC from Trichoderma atroviride chromosome 3, complete sequence encodes the following:
- a CDS encoding uncharacterized protein (EggNog:ENOG41), translated to MSLNGLDDPKIVEAHQAGVAEPGGWFLIKYSSRDEVELLDKGNGGIAEIRNAVEGFDENSPLYGFLRYRRRNVIVKYLPEDCSRLIQARVAVHFTAVCERFSPYDAIYEISTAAELKDTKLSAACSLHAASASTASSTSSRRRRLMEIAEEEEVVEQRSSKRQSIGSEPDGERPQTPGDKSTTTDEVKLNSELAASPEHSKFSASNTSEVPKFTGIHDRPTSPTKSIDTTDSRSDIYSYYPTGKPKVKLAPRPKADITIRPQVAGNFRPVSSLPVGYKLFGKGGKKSKSKDTDSASLIQEETPEMEPPTDAARALNDALGISGDASRPSTATGAETLSVPAAPAKPTITPEKARLMKAMKLREKRKKQQELLKQQSAEGATPGAEEKVMVLRGGEDPDFEHSSHIHDDDDDDDDDDDDDEEEDEEDEIQKSEEIDHRAASISHTDSGVVLSSLPSSSPLAQIDEVSEETARSESRAQSSRVASSEHDESTAASSLSDPTDETVHGAVTASKPGFVDVEKSKAKEEKIPSSSSSPSSSSAAAASLPEEKKSSAVPTRDNAISVALESTTAIAAEQATGAANKGSANPENEKEKKGIAEPISQFSAHIPTSKAPPAASLKGMGSGAAEIPLSDTPGDVAQAADKGELPPVKSAPLPSGPKLSTQDLVDTADSAAKTTVATTPLMDLQREGPLSAAQESSPAAGTANEAAATPDEPKAGSKPSASSPPIQTDRTTEPKQQAAAEKHDDRDAAAAAATAAPAHASKEATQRGDATVQNDNKPMSATKSPLTPVFPSATIANGPLGARAPQAHTVRTVSNPVRGNYIAPTDVTQSTARSLSSGAAFLHKITQQQSASLATMKPTVGSSISQRIKALEKLSATSGDQARPESRERPQSTFFAVQKRDTSRPPSVMDRTKSLKGRAASPTPSQDEFPLPLDTGRVRLQRSGSVVSRVSMFEPLGAPSSANSLAPGPQSRGRPESIAVTPRMLRDPSLASRQDVSEYGYQQQQLAGDHDDSGRRSRSLERDGEDDMGRRSSLNTVKGFFKDPRKSVTVSTNMRQTIVSRTTTQSPSSRRSITLDRDNLANSSVTEDSYSGDERDKKSSRAGRFMRKLSNFSTGSSKSKTSSVEDSINTTATSITTATSTATPATQARKAAPPTASGDAAIVSDLGDVNVQFPDSLLWKRRNLCLDTQGFIILAAGTQSGRAVVGPKRYFLGEFRQPYTPDVEVQELPNSVVLDFVEGTAIQLACEDRTGQLNVLHVLQAAHANYSQ